In one Alnus glutinosa chromosome 12, dhAlnGlut1.1, whole genome shotgun sequence genomic region, the following are encoded:
- the LOC133851368 gene encoding protein BONZAI 3 isoform X2: protein MHSVDQVMQGTTLDRPGNCFLSEVNNDGNCAICRSTASLYMGDIVASSEELSLSASNLIDRDFTSKSDPMAVVYAKKIDGKLEELGRTEVVLNSLHPKWIEKVTVAFQFEIVQPLVFHVYDVDSKYHNIPVKTLKLKDQDFLGEATCVLSEIITKQGRSLTLNLHSKNGKTGLRNFGALTIHAEETIASRTAVEMIFRCSHLDNKDLFSKSDPFLKISRIVESGDPVPICKTEVVNNNLNPTWKSLCMSMNQFGSKDNPLIIECFDFNSSGNHVLIGKLQKSVADLEKLHKERSGANLTLPSSHYDYEKVLKGQLFVDQFCQKEQYSFLDYISSGFELNFMVAVDFTASNGNPRNPDSLHYIDPSGRLNSYQRAIMEVGEVIQFYDSDKRFPAWGFGGKTSDGSLSHCFNLNGSANGYEVEGVEGIMAAYASALRNVALAGPTLFGQVINTAAQITSQSLSYTSNKYFVLLIITDGVLTDLQETKDALVRASDLPLSILMVGVGGADFSQMEVLDADGGQRLESSTGRVATHDIVQFVPMREVHSGQISVVQALLEELPGQFLTYMRSRDIKPLSPHVPQTSA, encoded by the exons ATGCATTCTGTTGATCAAGTAATGCAAGGCACAACACTTGACCGGCCGGGAAACTGTTTTCTATCAGAAGTAAATAATG ATGGAAATTGTGCAATATGTCGGTCCACCGCTTCGCTATACATGGGTGACATTGTAGCAAGCTCGGAAGAA TTATCTCTATCAGCATCCAACTTGATTGATCGTGACTTCACTTCAAAG agtGATCCCATGGCTGTGGTGTATGCAAAGAAAATAGACGGAAAGCTAGAGGAGTTAGGTCGCACTGAAGTTGTGTTGAATAGTTTGCATCCCAAATGGATAGAAAAAGTTACAGTTGCATTCCAATTTGAGATTGTACAGCCATTGGT ATTTCATGTGTATGATGTTGATTCAAAATATCATAATATCCCTGTGAAG ACCCTGAAATTGAAGGATCAAGACTTTCTTGGAGAGGCAACTTGTGTTCTATCAGAG ATAATAACCAAACAAGGTCGGAGTTTAACCCTAAATCTTCATAGCAAAAATGGGAAGACGGGTTTGAGGAACTTTGGGGCACTCACTATCCATGCGGAGGAAACAATTGCTTCGAGGACTGCTGTTGAGATGATATTCCGTTGTTCTCACTTGGATAACAAGGACCTATTTTCTAAAAGT GATCcttttttgaaaatatctaGAATTGTTGAGAGCGGTGATCCTGTTCCAATATGCAAGACTGAAGTGGTGAACAACAACTTAAATCCAACTTGGAAATCCCTATGCATGAGTATGAATCAGTTTGGAAGTAAG GATAACCCATTAATTATTGAATGCTTTGATTTCAACAGCAGTGGCAATCATGTGCTTATTGG TAAGCTCCAAAAGTCAGTAGCAGACCTAGAAAAACTTCACAAAGAAAGAAGTGGTGCAAATCTTACCTTGCCATCTTCTCATTATGATTACGAGAAG GTTTTGAAGGGACAGCTGTTTGTTGATCAATTTTGTCAGAAGGAACAGTACAGTTTTCTTGATTACATTTCTAGTGGATTTGAGCTTAACTTTATGGTTGCTGTTGACTTTAcag CCTCAAATGGAAATCCTCGAAATCCAGATTCTCTACACTATATTGATCCTTCTGGCCGGTTGAATTCTTATCAGCGG GCTATAATGGAGGTTGGGGAGGTCATTCAGTTTTATGATTCTGATAAACGTTTTCCTGCTTGGGGCTTTGGAGGAAAAACTTCTGATGGTTCCCTCTCACAttgttttaatttgaatggaagTGCAAATGGTTATGAG gtCGAAGGAGTTGAAGGCATCATGGCTGCTTATGCAAGTGCTCTACGTAATGTTGCTCTTGCAGGGCCCACTTTATTTGGACAAGTGATTAACACAGCTGCGCAAATTACCAGCCAGTCCCTTTCATACACCAGCAACAAGTATTTTGTCTTGCTCATTATTACG GATGGAGTCCTTACAGACCTTCAAGAAACAAAAGACGCTTTGGTGAGGGCATCTGATCTTCCACTGTCGATTCTTATGGTGGGAGTGGGAGGGGCAGATTTTAGTCAAATGGAG GTCCTTGATGCTGATGGCGGACAACGATTGGAGAGCTCTACAGGTCGTGTTGCTACGCATGACATCGTACAGTTTGTTCCAATGCGAGAAGTGCATA GTGGGCAGATTTCTGTGGTGCAGGCTCTTTTGGAAGAGCTACCTGGACAGTTTTTGACCTACATGCGGAGTAGAGATATAAAGCCACTCTCTCCCCATGTACCCCAAACCTCTGCTTAA
- the LOC133851368 gene encoding protein BONZAI 3 isoform X4 — MLSLSASNLIDRDFTSKSDPMAVVYAKKIDGKLEELGRTEVVLNSLHPKWIEKVTVAFQFEIVQPLVFHVYDVDSKYHNIPVKTLKLKDQDFLGEATCVLSEIITKQGRSLTLNLHSKNGKTGLRNFGALTIHAEETIASRTAVEMIFRCSHLDNKDLFSKSDPFLKISRIVESGDPVPICKTEVVNNNLNPTWKSLCMSMNQFGSKDNPLIIECFDFNSSGNHVLIGKLQKSVADLEKLHKERSGANLTLPSSHYDYEKVLKGQLFVDQFCQKEQYSFLDYISSGFELNFMVAVDFTASNGNPRNPDSLHYIDPSGRLNSYQRAIMEVGEVIQFYDSDKRFPAWGFGGKTSDGSLSHCFNLNGSANGYEVEGVEGIMAAYASALRNVALAGPTLFGQVINTAAQITSQSLSYTSNKYFVLLIITDGVLTDLQETKDALVRASDLPLSILMVGVGGADFSQMEVLDADGGQRLESSTGRVATHDIVQFVPMREVHSGQISVVQALLEELPGQFLTYMRSRDIKPLSPHVPQTSA, encoded by the exons ATG TTATCTCTATCAGCATCCAACTTGATTGATCGTGACTTCACTTCAAAG agtGATCCCATGGCTGTGGTGTATGCAAAGAAAATAGACGGAAAGCTAGAGGAGTTAGGTCGCACTGAAGTTGTGTTGAATAGTTTGCATCCCAAATGGATAGAAAAAGTTACAGTTGCATTCCAATTTGAGATTGTACAGCCATTGGT ATTTCATGTGTATGATGTTGATTCAAAATATCATAATATCCCTGTGAAG ACCCTGAAATTGAAGGATCAAGACTTTCTTGGAGAGGCAACTTGTGTTCTATCAGAG ATAATAACCAAACAAGGTCGGAGTTTAACCCTAAATCTTCATAGCAAAAATGGGAAGACGGGTTTGAGGAACTTTGGGGCACTCACTATCCATGCGGAGGAAACAATTGCTTCGAGGACTGCTGTTGAGATGATATTCCGTTGTTCTCACTTGGATAACAAGGACCTATTTTCTAAAAGT GATCcttttttgaaaatatctaGAATTGTTGAGAGCGGTGATCCTGTTCCAATATGCAAGACTGAAGTGGTGAACAACAACTTAAATCCAACTTGGAAATCCCTATGCATGAGTATGAATCAGTTTGGAAGTAAG GATAACCCATTAATTATTGAATGCTTTGATTTCAACAGCAGTGGCAATCATGTGCTTATTGG TAAGCTCCAAAAGTCAGTAGCAGACCTAGAAAAACTTCACAAAGAAAGAAGTGGTGCAAATCTTACCTTGCCATCTTCTCATTATGATTACGAGAAG GTTTTGAAGGGACAGCTGTTTGTTGATCAATTTTGTCAGAAGGAACAGTACAGTTTTCTTGATTACATTTCTAGTGGATTTGAGCTTAACTTTATGGTTGCTGTTGACTTTAcag CCTCAAATGGAAATCCTCGAAATCCAGATTCTCTACACTATATTGATCCTTCTGGCCGGTTGAATTCTTATCAGCGG GCTATAATGGAGGTTGGGGAGGTCATTCAGTTTTATGATTCTGATAAACGTTTTCCTGCTTGGGGCTTTGGAGGAAAAACTTCTGATGGTTCCCTCTCACAttgttttaatttgaatggaagTGCAAATGGTTATGAG gtCGAAGGAGTTGAAGGCATCATGGCTGCTTATGCAAGTGCTCTACGTAATGTTGCTCTTGCAGGGCCCACTTTATTTGGACAAGTGATTAACACAGCTGCGCAAATTACCAGCCAGTCCCTTTCATACACCAGCAACAAGTATTTTGTCTTGCTCATTATTACG GATGGAGTCCTTACAGACCTTCAAGAAACAAAAGACGCTTTGGTGAGGGCATCTGATCTTCCACTGTCGATTCTTATGGTGGGAGTGGGAGGGGCAGATTTTAGTCAAATGGAG GTCCTTGATGCTGATGGCGGACAACGATTGGAGAGCTCTACAGGTCGTGTTGCTACGCATGACATCGTACAGTTTGTTCCAATGCGAGAAGTGCATA GTGGGCAGATTTCTGTGGTGCAGGCTCTTTTGGAAGAGCTACCTGGACAGTTTTTGACCTACATGCGGAGTAGAGATATAAAGCCACTCTCTCCCCATGTACCCCAAACCTCTGCTTAA
- the LOC133851368 gene encoding protein BONZAI 3 isoform X3 → MGDIVASSEELSLSASNLIDRDFTSKSDPMAVVYAKKIDGKLEELGRTEVVLNSLHPKWIEKVTVAFQFEIVQPLVFHVYDVDSKYHNIPVKTLKLKDQDFLGEATCVLSEIITKQGRSLTLNLHSKNGKTGLRNFGALTIHAEETIASRTAVEMIFRCSHLDNKDLFSKSDPFLKISRIVESGDPVPICKTEVVNNNLNPTWKSLCMSMNQFGSKDNPLIIECFDFNSSGNHVLIGKLQKSVADLEKLHKERSGANLTLPSSHYDYEKVLKGQLFVDQFCQKEQYSFLDYISSGFELNFMVAVDFTASNGNPRNPDSLHYIDPSGRLNSYQRAIMEVGEVIQFYDSDKRFPAWGFGGKTSDGSLSHCFNLNGSANGYEVEGVEGIMAAYASALRNVALAGPTLFGQVINTAAQITSQSLSYTSNKYFVLLIITDGVLTDLQETKDALVRASDLPLSILMVGVGGADFSQMEVLDADGGQRLESSTGRVATHDIVQFVPMREVHSGQISVVQALLEELPGQFLTYMRSRDIKPLSPHVPQTSA, encoded by the exons ATGGGTGACATTGTAGCAAGCTCGGAAGAA TTATCTCTATCAGCATCCAACTTGATTGATCGTGACTTCACTTCAAAG agtGATCCCATGGCTGTGGTGTATGCAAAGAAAATAGACGGAAAGCTAGAGGAGTTAGGTCGCACTGAAGTTGTGTTGAATAGTTTGCATCCCAAATGGATAGAAAAAGTTACAGTTGCATTCCAATTTGAGATTGTACAGCCATTGGT ATTTCATGTGTATGATGTTGATTCAAAATATCATAATATCCCTGTGAAG ACCCTGAAATTGAAGGATCAAGACTTTCTTGGAGAGGCAACTTGTGTTCTATCAGAG ATAATAACCAAACAAGGTCGGAGTTTAACCCTAAATCTTCATAGCAAAAATGGGAAGACGGGTTTGAGGAACTTTGGGGCACTCACTATCCATGCGGAGGAAACAATTGCTTCGAGGACTGCTGTTGAGATGATATTCCGTTGTTCTCACTTGGATAACAAGGACCTATTTTCTAAAAGT GATCcttttttgaaaatatctaGAATTGTTGAGAGCGGTGATCCTGTTCCAATATGCAAGACTGAAGTGGTGAACAACAACTTAAATCCAACTTGGAAATCCCTATGCATGAGTATGAATCAGTTTGGAAGTAAG GATAACCCATTAATTATTGAATGCTTTGATTTCAACAGCAGTGGCAATCATGTGCTTATTGG TAAGCTCCAAAAGTCAGTAGCAGACCTAGAAAAACTTCACAAAGAAAGAAGTGGTGCAAATCTTACCTTGCCATCTTCTCATTATGATTACGAGAAG GTTTTGAAGGGACAGCTGTTTGTTGATCAATTTTGTCAGAAGGAACAGTACAGTTTTCTTGATTACATTTCTAGTGGATTTGAGCTTAACTTTATGGTTGCTGTTGACTTTAcag CCTCAAATGGAAATCCTCGAAATCCAGATTCTCTACACTATATTGATCCTTCTGGCCGGTTGAATTCTTATCAGCGG GCTATAATGGAGGTTGGGGAGGTCATTCAGTTTTATGATTCTGATAAACGTTTTCCTGCTTGGGGCTTTGGAGGAAAAACTTCTGATGGTTCCCTCTCACAttgttttaatttgaatggaagTGCAAATGGTTATGAG gtCGAAGGAGTTGAAGGCATCATGGCTGCTTATGCAAGTGCTCTACGTAATGTTGCTCTTGCAGGGCCCACTTTATTTGGACAAGTGATTAACACAGCTGCGCAAATTACCAGCCAGTCCCTTTCATACACCAGCAACAAGTATTTTGTCTTGCTCATTATTACG GATGGAGTCCTTACAGACCTTCAAGAAACAAAAGACGCTTTGGTGAGGGCATCTGATCTTCCACTGTCGATTCTTATGGTGGGAGTGGGAGGGGCAGATTTTAGTCAAATGGAG GTCCTTGATGCTGATGGCGGACAACGATTGGAGAGCTCTACAGGTCGTGTTGCTACGCATGACATCGTACAGTTTGTTCCAATGCGAGAAGTGCATA GTGGGCAGATTTCTGTGGTGCAGGCTCTTTTGGAAGAGCTACCTGGACAGTTTTTGACCTACATGCGGAGTAGAGATATAAAGCCACTCTCTCCCCATGTACCCCAAACCTCTGCTTAA
- the LOC133851368 gene encoding protein BONZAI 3 isoform X1 — MGNCYSDLEGGKQAVGAARLRPTEAATSNNNNGGHNDAVEFFYRSRGLHPLFTQIELSLSASNLIDRDFTSKSDPMAVVYAKKIDGKLEELGRTEVVLNSLHPKWIEKVTVAFQFEIVQPLVFHVYDVDSKYHNIPVKTLKLKDQDFLGEATCVLSEIITKQGRSLTLNLHSKNGKTGLRNFGALTIHAEETIASRTAVEMIFRCSHLDNKDLFSKSDPFLKISRIVESGDPVPICKTEVVNNNLNPTWKSLCMSMNQFGSKDNPLIIECFDFNSSGNHVLIGKLQKSVADLEKLHKERSGANLTLPSSHYDYEKVLKGQLFVDQFCQKEQYSFLDYISSGFELNFMVAVDFTASNGNPRNPDSLHYIDPSGRLNSYQRAIMEVGEVIQFYDSDKRFPAWGFGGKTSDGSLSHCFNLNGSANGYEVEGVEGIMAAYASALRNVALAGPTLFGQVINTAAQITSQSLSYTSNKYFVLLIITDGVLTDLQETKDALVRASDLPLSILMVGVGGADFSQMEVLDADGGQRLESSTGRVATHDIVQFVPMREVHSGQISVVQALLEELPGQFLTYMRSRDIKPLSPHVPQTSA; from the exons ATGGGAAATTGCTACTCGGATTTGGAGGGAGGAAAGCAGGCCGTGGGCGCGGCCCGACTGAGGCCCACAGAAGCCGCCACctccaacaacaacaatggcGGCCACAACGACGCTGTTGAGTTCTTCTACAGGTCTCGGGGGCTGCATCCTCTGTTCACTCAAATAGAG TTATCTCTATCAGCATCCAACTTGATTGATCGTGACTTCACTTCAAAG agtGATCCCATGGCTGTGGTGTATGCAAAGAAAATAGACGGAAAGCTAGAGGAGTTAGGTCGCACTGAAGTTGTGTTGAATAGTTTGCATCCCAAATGGATAGAAAAAGTTACAGTTGCATTCCAATTTGAGATTGTACAGCCATTGGT ATTTCATGTGTATGATGTTGATTCAAAATATCATAATATCCCTGTGAAG ACCCTGAAATTGAAGGATCAAGACTTTCTTGGAGAGGCAACTTGTGTTCTATCAGAG ATAATAACCAAACAAGGTCGGAGTTTAACCCTAAATCTTCATAGCAAAAATGGGAAGACGGGTTTGAGGAACTTTGGGGCACTCACTATCCATGCGGAGGAAACAATTGCTTCGAGGACTGCTGTTGAGATGATATTCCGTTGTTCTCACTTGGATAACAAGGACCTATTTTCTAAAAGT GATCcttttttgaaaatatctaGAATTGTTGAGAGCGGTGATCCTGTTCCAATATGCAAGACTGAAGTGGTGAACAACAACTTAAATCCAACTTGGAAATCCCTATGCATGAGTATGAATCAGTTTGGAAGTAAG GATAACCCATTAATTATTGAATGCTTTGATTTCAACAGCAGTGGCAATCATGTGCTTATTGG TAAGCTCCAAAAGTCAGTAGCAGACCTAGAAAAACTTCACAAAGAAAGAAGTGGTGCAAATCTTACCTTGCCATCTTCTCATTATGATTACGAGAAG GTTTTGAAGGGACAGCTGTTTGTTGATCAATTTTGTCAGAAGGAACAGTACAGTTTTCTTGATTACATTTCTAGTGGATTTGAGCTTAACTTTATGGTTGCTGTTGACTTTAcag CCTCAAATGGAAATCCTCGAAATCCAGATTCTCTACACTATATTGATCCTTCTGGCCGGTTGAATTCTTATCAGCGG GCTATAATGGAGGTTGGGGAGGTCATTCAGTTTTATGATTCTGATAAACGTTTTCCTGCTTGGGGCTTTGGAGGAAAAACTTCTGATGGTTCCCTCTCACAttgttttaatttgaatggaagTGCAAATGGTTATGAG gtCGAAGGAGTTGAAGGCATCATGGCTGCTTATGCAAGTGCTCTACGTAATGTTGCTCTTGCAGGGCCCACTTTATTTGGACAAGTGATTAACACAGCTGCGCAAATTACCAGCCAGTCCCTTTCATACACCAGCAACAAGTATTTTGTCTTGCTCATTATTACG GATGGAGTCCTTACAGACCTTCAAGAAACAAAAGACGCTTTGGTGAGGGCATCTGATCTTCCACTGTCGATTCTTATGGTGGGAGTGGGAGGGGCAGATTTTAGTCAAATGGAG GTCCTTGATGCTGATGGCGGACAACGATTGGAGAGCTCTACAGGTCGTGTTGCTACGCATGACATCGTACAGTTTGTTCCAATGCGAGAAGTGCATA GTGGGCAGATTTCTGTGGTGCAGGCTCTTTTGGAAGAGCTACCTGGACAGTTTTTGACCTACATGCGGAGTAGAGATATAAAGCCACTCTCTCCCCATGTACCCCAAACCTCTGCTTAA
- the LOC133851367 gene encoding uncharacterized protein LOC133851367 — protein MEPKQNKKEAEIPVETSTGPESNMKEQQDNKNKSETPAEASTKPDSNKKGAETPAEASTRSESSRKNTPQSLKSKTRIAKWKQGKKNKHVFKGNKESTNNEGDVKKLKSREETEKNINNEECKDESGQPQKDQEKIIQLEKHNQNQRNKRRRGGSDSSLKNQNNKEKHDGMEKSHHDEKNKEKLGGLIFMCNAKTKPDCFRYRVMGVPPSKKDVVMDVKPGLALFLYDFDLKLLYGIYKASSNGGMKLEPRAFGGAFPVQVRFGIKKDCLPVPETIFKKAIKENYNEKNKFKTELTVKQVRKLAELFRPAEVHSNMLPIHPPQVSRVRDREVHERARETWPHSHMETLARDPYTKGDSISYPLLSHERDHQRIAYQDMTTIQREEIPRERYLTEKEYRAFGLQGDRRNLTPPSHIAPTLETYQRDYEREHLLRQPDHMYRDAVSAHRETIRADPLYLNEREYQAYGLVGRHELPSSVPVATAASATALGSYTNDPYYAYHYGASSVDPYDPNLRRQEVPSGSYPVGGAYSTEIAHLRHTESDQVEGLYSTYAADAPPPYNRTQHYQGTRPEAGNVPVSSRYSFACLSFPPQ, from the exons AtggaaccaaaacaaaacaagaaggAAGCAGAGATTCCTGTGGAGACATCGACCGGACCAGAATCTAACATGAAGGAACAACAagataacaaaaacaaatctgAGACTCCTGCAGAGGCATCTACTAAACCAGATTCTAACAAGAAGGGAGCAGAGACTCCTGCAGAGGCATCTACTAGATCAGAGTCATCAAGGAAGAACACCCCCCAATCATTAAAGTCCAAAACTAGAATTGCAAAGTGGAAACAAGGAAAGAAGAATAAGCATGTATTTAAGGGCAACAAAGAAAGTACCAATAATGAAGGAGATGTGAAGAAGCTAAAATCTAGAGAAGAGACAGAGAAGAATATTAATAATGAAGAGTGTAAGGATGAGAGCGGTCAGCCTCAAAAGGACCAAGAGAAGATCATCCAGTTGGAAAAGCACAACCAAAATCAGAGAAACAAAAGAAGGCGTGGTGGGTCAGACAGTAGCTTAAAgaatcaaaacaacaaagaaaagcaTGATGGCATGGAAAAGAGCCACCATGatgagaaaaacaaagaaaaacttgGTGGTTTGATCTTTATGTGCAATGCAAAGACGAAACCTGATTGTTTCCGCTATCGTGTAATGGGAGTTCCACCAAGTAAAAAAGATGTTGTGATGGATGTCAAACCTGGGCTTGCACTTTTTCTCTATGACTTTGATCTGAAGCTTCTGTACGGGATATATAAGGCATCCTCTAATGGTGGCATGAAACTTGAGCCAAGAGCTTTCGGTGGGGCATTCCCTGTTCAG GTGCGGTTCGGTATTAAGAAGGACTGTCTTCCGGTACCTGAGACTATTTTTAAGAAGGCAATCAAggaaaattataatgaaaagaaCAAATTCAAAACAGAACTTACTGTCAAACAA GTTAGGAAGCTCGCGGAACTTTTTCGACCAGCTGAAGTCCATTCGAACATGCTGCCTATCCACCCTCCACAAGTTTCTAGAGTTCGGGATAGGGAAGTTCATGAAAGAGCAAGAGAAACATGGCCCCATTCTCATATGGAAACACTTGCTAGGGATCCTTATACCAAGGGTGATTCTATTAGTTACCCTTTGCTGTCTCACGAAAGGGATCATCAGCGTATTGCATACCAAGACATGACAACCATACAGAGAGAGGAAATTCCTCGTGAACGTTACCTGACTGAAAAGGAGTACAGAGCTTTTGGGCTTCAGGGAGATAGAAGAAATTTAACTCCCCCATCTCATATTGCTCCTACTTTGGAAACGTACCAGAGAGACTATGAAAGAGAGCACCTGCTAAGACAGCCAGACCATATGTATAGGGATGCCGTCTCTGCACACAGAGAAACTATTCGTGCTGATCCTCTCTACTTGAATGAGAGAGAATATCAGGCTTATGGTCTTGTTGGTAGACATGAATTGCCATCTTCAGTTCCTGTTGCAACTGCAGCATCAGCTACTGCTTTAGGCTCCTATACCAACGATCCATACTATGCTTATCATTATGGTGCTTCATCAGTGGATCCATATGATCCAAATCTGAGGAGGCAGGAAGTACCTTCAGGTTCTTATCCTGTTGGCGGAGCGTACTCGACTGAGATCGCTCATTTGCGCCATACAGAAAGTGATCAAGTTGAGGGGTTATACTCCACATATGCTGCCGATGCTCCACCGCCTTATAACCGGACACAGCACTATCAGGGTACCCGGCCTGAAGCTGGAAATGTGCCAGTTTCATCTCGGTACTCTTTTGCTTGTCTATCATTCCCACCCCAGTGA
- the LOC133851368 gene encoding protein BONZAI 3 isoform X5 — MGNCYSDLEGGKQAVGAARLRPTEAATSNNNNGGHNDAVEFFYRSRGLHPLFTQIELSLSASNLIDRDFTSKSDPMAVVYAKKIDGKLEELGRTEVVLNSLHPKWIEKVTVAFQFEIVQPLVFHVYDVDSKYHNIPVKTLKLKDQDFLGEATCVLSEDPFLKISRIVESGDPVPICKTEVVNNNLNPTWKSLCMSMNQFGSKDNPLIIECFDFNSSGNHVLIGKLQKSVADLEKLHKERSGANLTLPSSHYDYEKVLKGQLFVDQFCQKEQYSFLDYISSGFELNFMVAVDFTASNGNPRNPDSLHYIDPSGRLNSYQRAIMEVGEVIQFYDSDKRFPAWGFGGKTSDGSLSHCFNLNGSANGYEVEGVEGIMAAYASALRNVALAGPTLFGQVINTAAQITSQSLSYTSNKYFVLLIITDGVLTDLQETKDALVRASDLPLSILMVGVGGADFSQMEVLDADGGQRLESSTGRVATHDIVQFVPMREVHSGQISVVQALLEELPGQFLTYMRSRDIKPLSPHVPQTSA; from the exons ATGGGAAATTGCTACTCGGATTTGGAGGGAGGAAAGCAGGCCGTGGGCGCGGCCCGACTGAGGCCCACAGAAGCCGCCACctccaacaacaacaatggcGGCCACAACGACGCTGTTGAGTTCTTCTACAGGTCTCGGGGGCTGCATCCTCTGTTCACTCAAATAGAG TTATCTCTATCAGCATCCAACTTGATTGATCGTGACTTCACTTCAAAG agtGATCCCATGGCTGTGGTGTATGCAAAGAAAATAGACGGAAAGCTAGAGGAGTTAGGTCGCACTGAAGTTGTGTTGAATAGTTTGCATCCCAAATGGATAGAAAAAGTTACAGTTGCATTCCAATTTGAGATTGTACAGCCATTGGT ATTTCATGTGTATGATGTTGATTCAAAATATCATAATATCCCTGTGAAG ACCCTGAAATTGAAGGATCAAGACTTTCTTGGAGAGGCAACTTGTGTTCTATCAGAG GATCcttttttgaaaatatctaGAATTGTTGAGAGCGGTGATCCTGTTCCAATATGCAAGACTGAAGTGGTGAACAACAACTTAAATCCAACTTGGAAATCCCTATGCATGAGTATGAATCAGTTTGGAAGTAAG GATAACCCATTAATTATTGAATGCTTTGATTTCAACAGCAGTGGCAATCATGTGCTTATTGG TAAGCTCCAAAAGTCAGTAGCAGACCTAGAAAAACTTCACAAAGAAAGAAGTGGTGCAAATCTTACCTTGCCATCTTCTCATTATGATTACGAGAAG GTTTTGAAGGGACAGCTGTTTGTTGATCAATTTTGTCAGAAGGAACAGTACAGTTTTCTTGATTACATTTCTAGTGGATTTGAGCTTAACTTTATGGTTGCTGTTGACTTTAcag CCTCAAATGGAAATCCTCGAAATCCAGATTCTCTACACTATATTGATCCTTCTGGCCGGTTGAATTCTTATCAGCGG GCTATAATGGAGGTTGGGGAGGTCATTCAGTTTTATGATTCTGATAAACGTTTTCCTGCTTGGGGCTTTGGAGGAAAAACTTCTGATGGTTCCCTCTCACAttgttttaatttgaatggaagTGCAAATGGTTATGAG gtCGAAGGAGTTGAAGGCATCATGGCTGCTTATGCAAGTGCTCTACGTAATGTTGCTCTTGCAGGGCCCACTTTATTTGGACAAGTGATTAACACAGCTGCGCAAATTACCAGCCAGTCCCTTTCATACACCAGCAACAAGTATTTTGTCTTGCTCATTATTACG GATGGAGTCCTTACAGACCTTCAAGAAACAAAAGACGCTTTGGTGAGGGCATCTGATCTTCCACTGTCGATTCTTATGGTGGGAGTGGGAGGGGCAGATTTTAGTCAAATGGAG GTCCTTGATGCTGATGGCGGACAACGATTGGAGAGCTCTACAGGTCGTGTTGCTACGCATGACATCGTACAGTTTGTTCCAATGCGAGAAGTGCATA GTGGGCAGATTTCTGTGGTGCAGGCTCTTTTGGAAGAGCTACCTGGACAGTTTTTGACCTACATGCGGAGTAGAGATATAAAGCCACTCTCTCCCCATGTACCCCAAACCTCTGCTTAA
- the LOC133851883 gene encoding uncharacterized protein LOC133851883 has product MLKHVLGKVWNKGVNTYGGDKVRPCLYVLTSGFHNGQVHYAPRSFFGVEDFLDDDNSRPYTYQKGKKSKNPTKHVSFKQRTVAYLEPFTLDVFISKRFVSASLTHRVTSKQVAVAGTNSKDIKAVLKSRSDIPACLAVGRILSDRAREADVYTASYTPRDRDKFEGKIRAVVQSLIDNGIDIKIYLD; this is encoded by the exons atgttgaagcaTGTACTTGGCAAGGTGTGGAACAAAGGAGTTAATACATATGGAGGAGACAAAGTTAGGCCTTGCTTGTATGTTCTCACAAGTGGTTTCCACAATGGGCAG GTTCATTACGCACCAAGAAGCTTCTTTGGGGTAGAGGATTTCCTAGATGATGACAATAGCCGGCCATACACATACCAGAAGGGAAAGAAGTCGAAAAATCCAACCAAGCATGTATCATTCAAACAACGCACTGTTGCCTACTTGGAGCCATTTACACTCGACGTTTTCATCTCAAAGCGCTTTGTGTCAGCCTCACTCACCCACAGGGTGACGAGCAAACAGGTTGCAGTTGCTGGTACCAACTCTAAAGACATTAAAGCTGTGCTCAAGTCCCGATCAGATATACCTGCGTGTTTGGCTGTTGGTCGTATTTTGTCTGATAGGGCAAGAGAAGCTGATGTGTACACTGCTTCCTATACTCCCAGGGACAGGGACAAGTTTGAAGGGAAGATCAGAGCAGTGGTTCAATCCCTTATAGATAATGGGATTGATATCAAAATTTATCTTGATTGA